Within the Erigeron canadensis isolate Cc75 chromosome 6, C_canadensis_v1, whole genome shotgun sequence genome, the region CATCTATATACCCCAAAATACCCTTAGAAGAAATCTCAATCACTTACtcgtaatttttataatatcaatcactcatttttttctctcctccataaatcattttatacctctaactcattcaaaatcatttatctcaaaaaccatacatcgataaattataaaaattatatagatgttcctaaaatttcatgctctttcattaaaatgttattcgatatactttcgacgaattttttaaatccgaaagcgaagcccgtacggctaaggcattcgactatcacactttatgacatatcgcCTCCTATTACCTATCACACTCGATGAACTATCActtccaccatctcaccgccgcaacacacAAGTACTTTCTCTCTTATAgaaaaaataagattaagataagatgaATAAATAGTAAACTGGTCGACTTCTTTCACTTCACTCGAGATTTTTCATTTTACCGAGCAATTAATGCAGCGTTTCACCTTCCCAAAAATACGGTATTTTGGTTTCCATGTATAATAGAAATCAAAAGTCACTGTTGTTTGATtgaaaggaaaaggaaaagcGAAAGTAAATCTTGGTTTCCAAAGGATTAATAGATAATAAACATCATATACTTTGGAATAAGACATTAACACTAGCTAAGTTAATTATCAAGATTTGTTTAAACAATCAACTTACAGTCGTGTGACGCCAAATTCCAAAGCTGGTTACCGCCTCCATTCCATCCATATTGACTAATGTCTGTCCTTTCAAGATTCTTGGTAGAGTCATATGCATCTAAATTAAGATGATAATTGTCGACTGACCTAATTGAAGTATAACCCTCTACTCGGGTGATACCCCTAGTCCAAAGAACAGACTTGTCGAGTTTATCGGGGTCATACTTGATCAGCTGAACCTGAatagaaatttatataaatcattatTTATGGTAATGAGCAAACTTCATTCAGTAAAACTATACAACAACAACTGTGCCCAATCCCTGAGCGGGGTATTACGGAGGTGAGCGGTAGACAATCTTACCACTACCcaaaaggtagagagactggtTCCATAAAGAATTCAGTAAAACTATGTTATACAGAAATATGGTTGATACCGGATAAGTTGGACCAATTGAGTGTTTCATGGCTTGACCGGTAGCTTTGTTAACTAAAGCGAAAGAAGAATGCCCTTTTTCATCCGTAATACTTTTAAACTTCTCTTCTTTGATCCATTGCTTTGTTCCACAGAGACAATAAGAATATCAACAAATTGGTGAAACGCTTTAAAACCAACATAACATATGTAACGAATGGTGGTGATATGTACACAACAACATTATTTGGAACTTTTTTGACAAAATGGCCAATTTTCTCACCTGACACGTCTCTAGGGGGTTGTAGAGGGTTTAATCATTTATAAAATCAGGCACTCATAGTGTCCGGTTTAATGTTTCAACCATACACATACGATAAACTTTTGGTTGATTTGGCTTAATCCGGCACTTGCCGCATGTACTagctttttttaaataaaaaaaaatactcccaAATTTAAGGGGAAAATGACGATTTTGCCCAAAAAAAATTGACTATGAAATTTTGTATGGACAAATGTTAGTGTGTAACACATCATATATATCTCTATAAATgtaaaagt harbors:
- the LOC122604471 gene encoding ricin B-like lectin EULS3; this translates as MFTPFTILITLPVAYLRKEPKKFSMVNKPTVRVYCKSLTKYSLTIRDGKVTLAPTNPSDPHQQWIKEEKFKSITDEKGHSSFALVNKATGQAMKHSIGPTYPVQLIKYDPDKLDKSVLWTRGITRVEGYTSIRSVDNYHLNLDAYDSTKNLERTDISQYGWNGGGNQLWNLASHDCKLIV